Proteins from a genomic interval of Rosa chinensis cultivar Old Blush chromosome 2, RchiOBHm-V2, whole genome shotgun sequence:
- the LOC112189179 gene encoding ubiquitin carboxyl-terminal hydrolase 27 isoform X3 gives MKFEREVTLKSLARQFQHGFKTLSRSSGLHISVAGLLGIAGLVLALKDSKLGKLSSLQWLPKNERGDPNLHLVPGLQNLGNNCFLNVILQALASCSYFQPFLQKVLEESEFLAVEDSADCVPLTISLAALLEDLCAVGGGRVVLSPRRVMLAITHYIENFDLTSEQDAAEAFLHLLSSLREEFSDFYCPTQGSIVEVLASNGRIITPKRTESQSEQERWQQRFFGPFDGILGSILTCRSCSSQMAGCTLEDCLKQFTAAEQVENYHCSHCWHIAAVKYLLSMGGNEAAIEKIESCTEQDSCDCQRLFHLESLPWSNRFSRTLKQISIARCPKILCIHLKRVSINVFGELVKLQGHIYFPLVLDLLSFMTSGVGIKHWEKNQKTGRVWLQRENPRPNHFNLECDPRKLNIVRGLARGSTFQEELASDVSQFTANAQDSAGEFNFPPTGGFPKTMPTGTNQQNRTCELVPSDTCLYRLVAVVEHFGRAGSGHYTVYRSVGADSCMEQPHDQFDSSTARWFSISDSEVCSVSKEHVLAAEASLLFYERKKHFKIARAMLRLLQLERATNVQVVRLVNSI, from the exons ATGAAGTTCGAGAGAGAGGTCACTCTAAAGTCATTGGCTCGCCAATTCCAACATGGGTTTAAGACGCTTTCTCGTTCTTCTGGACTTCACATATCTGTAGCTGGTCTTCTTGGTATTGCTGGTCTCGTTTTGGCTCTCAAAGACTCCAAATTGGGCAAGCTCAGCAGCTTACAGTGGCTACCCAAGAACGAACGTGGTGATCCCAACTTGCATTTGGTACCTGGGTTGCAAAACCTTGGGAACAATTGTTTCCTGAACGTGATTTTACAG GCTCTGGCTAGTTGTTCATACTTTCAACCTTTTCTTCAAAAGGTTTTAGAGGAGTCTGAGTTCTTAGCAGTTGAGGATTCCGCAGATTGCGTGCCGCTTACAATATCTTTAGCTGCATTGTTAGAAG ACCTATGCGCAGTTGGTGGAGGAAGAGTTGTATTGAGTCCACGGCGAGTGATGCTTGCCATAACACATTACATTGAGAACTTTGATCTAACAAGCGAGCAG GATGCAGCAGAAGCATTTCTTCACCTTCTGTCCTCTTTAAGAGAAGAATTCTCAGATTTTTATTGTCCAACTCAAGGTTCTATAGTGGAAGTCTTAGCCTCTAATGGTAGGATTATTACTCCAAAGAGAACGGAGAGCCAAAGTGAGCAGGAAAGATGGCAGCAACGCTTCTTTGGACCATTTGATGGAATTCTTGGCAGTATCCTAACCTGTCGAAGTTGTTCATCGCAG ATGGCTGGATGTACCTTAGAGGATTGCCTGAAGCAGTTTACTGCTGCTGAGCAAGTTGAGAATTACCACTGCAGCCATTGTTGGCATATTGCTGCAGTCAAATATTTATTATCTATGGGAGGAAATGAG GCAGCAATTGAAAAGATTGAGAGTTGCACTGAGCAAGATTCCTGTGACTGTCAAAGACTTTTTCATCTAGAATCACTACCATGGTCGAATAGGTTTTCACGCACTCTAAAGCAAATAAGTATTGCTCGCTGCCCAAAG ATTTTGTGCATTCACCTAAAACGCGTTTCAATCAATGTATTTGGAGAACTTGTAAAACTACAG GGCCATATTTATTTTCCATTGGTTTTGGACCTTTTAAGTTTCATGACAAGTGGGGTGGGAATAAAGCATTGGGAGAAAAACCAGAAAACAGGGCGAGTCTGGCTACAAAGAGAAAACCCTCGGCCCAATCATTTCAATTTAGAGTGTGATCCAAGAAAGTTAAATATTGTCCGGGGACTAGCAAGAGGAAGCACCTTCCAAGAAGAATTAGCTTCAGATGTATCTCAGTTCACTGCAAATGCACAAGATTCAGCAGGAGAATTCAACTTTCCCCCAACTGGAGGCTTTCCAAAAACCATGCCTACAGGCACAAACCAG CAGAATAGGACTTGCGAATTGGTTCCTTCAGATACTTGTTTGTACCGTCTTGTTGCTGTTGTGGAGCACTTTGGAAGAGCTGGAAGTGGGCATTACACTGTTTATAGAAGTGTGGGAGCTGATTCATGTATGGAACAACCTCATGATCAATTTGACTCTTCTACTGCCCGCTGGTTTTCTATTTCAGATTCAGAGGTGTGCAGTGTTTCAAAGGAACATGTTCTTGCCGCAGAAGCTAGCTTGCTTTTCTATGAAAG GAAAAAGCACTTTAAGATAGCAAGGGCAATGCTGAGACTTCTGCAACTTGAGAGGGCTACAAACGTCCAAGTAGTGAGGCTAGTTAACTCAATTTAA
- the LOC112189179 gene encoding ubiquitin carboxyl-terminal hydrolase 27 isoform X1, translating to MKFEREVTLKSLARQFQHGFKTLSRSSGLHISVAGLLGIAGLVLALKDSKLGKLSSLQWLPKNERGDPNLHLVPGLQNLGNNCFLNVILQALASCSYFQPFLQKVLEESEFLAVEDSADCVPLTISLAALLEDLCAVGGGRVVLSPRRVMLAITHYIENFDLTSEQDAAEAFLHLLSSLREEFSDFYCPTQGSIVEVLASNGRIITPKRTESQSEQERWQQRFFGPFDGILGSILTCRSCSSQISLNFESFHSLPLSPVLDGGATIMAGCTLEDCLKQFTAAEQVENYHCSHCWHIAAVKYLLSMGGNEAAIEKIESCTEQDSCDCQRLFHLESLPWSNRFSRTLKQISIARCPKILCIHLKRVSINVFGELVKLQGHIYFPLVLDLLSFMTSGVGIKHWEKNQKTGRVWLQRENPRPNHFNLECDPRKLNIVRGLARGSTFQEELASDVSQFTANAQDSAGEFNFPPTGGFPKTMPTGTNQQNRTCELVPSDTCLYRLVAVVEHFGRAGSGHYTVYRSVGADSCMEQPHDQFDSSTARWFSISDSEVCSVSKEHVLAAEASLLFYERKKHFKIARAMLRLLQLERATNVQVVRLVNSI from the exons ATGAAGTTCGAGAGAGAGGTCACTCTAAAGTCATTGGCTCGCCAATTCCAACATGGGTTTAAGACGCTTTCTCGTTCTTCTGGACTTCACATATCTGTAGCTGGTCTTCTTGGTATTGCTGGTCTCGTTTTGGCTCTCAAAGACTCCAAATTGGGCAAGCTCAGCAGCTTACAGTGGCTACCCAAGAACGAACGTGGTGATCCCAACTTGCATTTGGTACCTGGGTTGCAAAACCTTGGGAACAATTGTTTCCTGAACGTGATTTTACAG GCTCTGGCTAGTTGTTCATACTTTCAACCTTTTCTTCAAAAGGTTTTAGAGGAGTCTGAGTTCTTAGCAGTTGAGGATTCCGCAGATTGCGTGCCGCTTACAATATCTTTAGCTGCATTGTTAGAAG ACCTATGCGCAGTTGGTGGAGGAAGAGTTGTATTGAGTCCACGGCGAGTGATGCTTGCCATAACACATTACATTGAGAACTTTGATCTAACAAGCGAGCAG GATGCAGCAGAAGCATTTCTTCACCTTCTGTCCTCTTTAAGAGAAGAATTCTCAGATTTTTATTGTCCAACTCAAGGTTCTATAGTGGAAGTCTTAGCCTCTAATGGTAGGATTATTACTCCAAAGAGAACGGAGAGCCAAAGTGAGCAGGAAAGATGGCAGCAACGCTTCTTTGGACCATTTGATGGAATTCTTGGCAGTATCCTAACCTGTCGAAGTTGTTCATCGCAG ATATCATTGAATTTTGAATCTTTTCACAGCTTGCCTCTTTCACCAGTGCTTGATGGTGGTGCCACAATT ATGGCTGGATGTACCTTAGAGGATTGCCTGAAGCAGTTTACTGCTGCTGAGCAAGTTGAGAATTACCACTGCAGCCATTGTTGGCATATTGCTGCAGTCAAATATTTATTATCTATGGGAGGAAATGAG GCAGCAATTGAAAAGATTGAGAGTTGCACTGAGCAAGATTCCTGTGACTGTCAAAGACTTTTTCATCTAGAATCACTACCATGGTCGAATAGGTTTTCACGCACTCTAAAGCAAATAAGTATTGCTCGCTGCCCAAAG ATTTTGTGCATTCACCTAAAACGCGTTTCAATCAATGTATTTGGAGAACTTGTAAAACTACAG GGCCATATTTATTTTCCATTGGTTTTGGACCTTTTAAGTTTCATGACAAGTGGGGTGGGAATAAAGCATTGGGAGAAAAACCAGAAAACAGGGCGAGTCTGGCTACAAAGAGAAAACCCTCGGCCCAATCATTTCAATTTAGAGTGTGATCCAAGAAAGTTAAATATTGTCCGGGGACTAGCAAGAGGAAGCACCTTCCAAGAAGAATTAGCTTCAGATGTATCTCAGTTCACTGCAAATGCACAAGATTCAGCAGGAGAATTCAACTTTCCCCCAACTGGAGGCTTTCCAAAAACCATGCCTACAGGCACAAACCAG CAGAATAGGACTTGCGAATTGGTTCCTTCAGATACTTGTTTGTACCGTCTTGTTGCTGTTGTGGAGCACTTTGGAAGAGCTGGAAGTGGGCATTACACTGTTTATAGAAGTGTGGGAGCTGATTCATGTATGGAACAACCTCATGATCAATTTGACTCTTCTACTGCCCGCTGGTTTTCTATTTCAGATTCAGAGGTGTGCAGTGTTTCAAAGGAACATGTTCTTGCCGCAGAAGCTAGCTTGCTTTTCTATGAAAG GAAAAAGCACTTTAAGATAGCAAGGGCAATGCTGAGACTTCTGCAACTTGAGAGGGCTACAAACGTCCAAGTAGTGAGGCTAGTTAACTCAATTTAA
- the LOC112189179 gene encoding ubiquitin carboxyl-terminal hydrolase 27 isoform X2: MKFEREVTLKSLARQFQHGFKTLSRSSGLHISVAGLLGIAGLVLALKDSKLGKLSSLQWLPKNERGDPNLHLVPGLQNLGNNCFLNVILQALASCSYFQPFLQKVLEESEFLAVEDSADCVPLTISLAALLEDLCAVGGGRVVLSPRRVMLAITHYIENFDLTSEQDAAEAFLHLLSSLREEFSDFYCPTQGSIVEVLASNGRIITPKRTESQSEQERWQQRFFGPFDGILGSILTCRSCSSQISLNFESFHSLPLSPVLDGGATIMAGCTLEDCLKQFTAAEQVENYHCSHCWHIAAVKYLLSMGGNEAAIEKIESCTEQDSCDCQRLFHLESLPWSNRFSRTLKQISIARCPKILCIHLKRVSINVFGELVKLQGHIYFPLVLDLLSFMTSGVGIKHWEKNQKTGRVWLQRENPRPNHFNLECDPRKLNIVRGLARGSTFQEELASDVSQFTANAQDSAGEFNFPPTGGFPKTMPTGTNQNRTCELVPSDTCLYRLVAVVEHFGRAGSGHYTVYRSVGADSCMEQPHDQFDSSTARWFSISDSEVCSVSKEHVLAAEASLLFYERKKHFKIARAMLRLLQLERATNVQVVRLVNSI, encoded by the exons ATGAAGTTCGAGAGAGAGGTCACTCTAAAGTCATTGGCTCGCCAATTCCAACATGGGTTTAAGACGCTTTCTCGTTCTTCTGGACTTCACATATCTGTAGCTGGTCTTCTTGGTATTGCTGGTCTCGTTTTGGCTCTCAAAGACTCCAAATTGGGCAAGCTCAGCAGCTTACAGTGGCTACCCAAGAACGAACGTGGTGATCCCAACTTGCATTTGGTACCTGGGTTGCAAAACCTTGGGAACAATTGTTTCCTGAACGTGATTTTACAG GCTCTGGCTAGTTGTTCATACTTTCAACCTTTTCTTCAAAAGGTTTTAGAGGAGTCTGAGTTCTTAGCAGTTGAGGATTCCGCAGATTGCGTGCCGCTTACAATATCTTTAGCTGCATTGTTAGAAG ACCTATGCGCAGTTGGTGGAGGAAGAGTTGTATTGAGTCCACGGCGAGTGATGCTTGCCATAACACATTACATTGAGAACTTTGATCTAACAAGCGAGCAG GATGCAGCAGAAGCATTTCTTCACCTTCTGTCCTCTTTAAGAGAAGAATTCTCAGATTTTTATTGTCCAACTCAAGGTTCTATAGTGGAAGTCTTAGCCTCTAATGGTAGGATTATTACTCCAAAGAGAACGGAGAGCCAAAGTGAGCAGGAAAGATGGCAGCAACGCTTCTTTGGACCATTTGATGGAATTCTTGGCAGTATCCTAACCTGTCGAAGTTGTTCATCGCAG ATATCATTGAATTTTGAATCTTTTCACAGCTTGCCTCTTTCACCAGTGCTTGATGGTGGTGCCACAATT ATGGCTGGATGTACCTTAGAGGATTGCCTGAAGCAGTTTACTGCTGCTGAGCAAGTTGAGAATTACCACTGCAGCCATTGTTGGCATATTGCTGCAGTCAAATATTTATTATCTATGGGAGGAAATGAG GCAGCAATTGAAAAGATTGAGAGTTGCACTGAGCAAGATTCCTGTGACTGTCAAAGACTTTTTCATCTAGAATCACTACCATGGTCGAATAGGTTTTCACGCACTCTAAAGCAAATAAGTATTGCTCGCTGCCCAAAG ATTTTGTGCATTCACCTAAAACGCGTTTCAATCAATGTATTTGGAGAACTTGTAAAACTACAG GGCCATATTTATTTTCCATTGGTTTTGGACCTTTTAAGTTTCATGACAAGTGGGGTGGGAATAAAGCATTGGGAGAAAAACCAGAAAACAGGGCGAGTCTGGCTACAAAGAGAAAACCCTCGGCCCAATCATTTCAATTTAGAGTGTGATCCAAGAAAGTTAAATATTGTCCGGGGACTAGCAAGAGGAAGCACCTTCCAAGAAGAATTAGCTTCAGATGTATCTCAGTTCACTGCAAATGCACAAGATTCAGCAGGAGAATTCAACTTTCCCCCAACTGGAGGCTTTCCAAAAACCATGCCTACAGGCACAAACCAG AATAGGACTTGCGAATTGGTTCCTTCAGATACTTGTTTGTACCGTCTTGTTGCTGTTGTGGAGCACTTTGGAAGAGCTGGAAGTGGGCATTACACTGTTTATAGAAGTGTGGGAGCTGATTCATGTATGGAACAACCTCATGATCAATTTGACTCTTCTACTGCCCGCTGGTTTTCTATTTCAGATTCAGAGGTGTGCAGTGTTTCAAAGGAACATGTTCTTGCCGCAGAAGCTAGCTTGCTTTTCTATGAAAG GAAAAAGCACTTTAAGATAGCAAGGGCAATGCTGAGACTTCTGCAACTTGAGAGGGCTACAAACGTCCAAGTAGTGAGGCTAGTTAACTCAATTTAA